The Linepithema humile isolate Giens D197 chromosome 2, Lhum_UNIL_v1.0, whole genome shotgun sequence genome has a segment encoding these proteins:
- the Abi gene encoding abl interactor 2 isoform X2 translates to MAEYRSGSYCVSSGVGSDSEVMAELAALLRHEIPEGRNNLADSHTNLERVAEYCEANYFQAENKRIALEETKNYTTQSLASVAYQINTLAYNFLQLLDLQTSQLAEMESQMNHIAQTVMIHKEKVARREIGVLTANKMTTRQYKIIAPANPEKPIKYVRKSIDYNILDEIGHGVRNCGTPRSKQRGGSQGSVQSLGAASTGSGLGAAMVGPAPTTKPPTPPQTVRTGTLSKGSREYRTPPAVAPPQVPSHYAPNYPLGHPRRDRGPGYSTLPLHAHNSSHASHNSNHNVHTNTINQHTAMPQVGTVHPLQSHPQTPPPAPPSVTAGYIQEQHNSMPPPPSPLIGLSNDMTEYTGHHTLPHRLSHQISRSSGANSPPLPPPPPPEQDEHPQFGRPTPSSGAIMPIVPDEEDLPGWVPKNYIEKVVAIYDYYADKEDELSFQESSVIYVLKKNDDGWWEGVMDGITGLFPGNYVEPCV, encoded by the exons ATGGCTGAGTACC GTTCAGGTTCCTATTGCGTGTCATCAGGAGTAGGTAGTGATTCCGAAGTCATGGCAGAATTGGCAGCACTCCTGCGACATGAGATACCAGAGGGAAGGAACAATCTGGCTGATAGCCACACAAATCTGGAGAGAGTCGCAGAATATTGTGaggcaaactattttcaagcAGAGAATAAGAGAATTGCGCTGGAGGAAACCAAGAATTATACCACACAGTCCTTGGCCAGTGTTgcatatcaaataaatactctggcttataattttcttcaattgcTGGACTTGCAAACGTCTCAGCTTGCTGAAATGGAAAGTCAGATGAATCACATTGCTCAAACAGTCATGATACACAAGGAAAAGGTTGCTAGGAGGGAAATTGGTGTTTTGACAGCTAACAAAATGACGACTCGCCAGTATAAAATCATCGCTCCTGCCAATCCTGAGAAGCCAATTAAATATGTCAGAAAGAGTATCGATTACAATATCTTAGATGAAATTGGACATGGTGTACGTAACTGTGGTACACCGCGAAGCAAACAGAGAGGAGGTAGTCAAGGCAGTGTTCAGAGTTTAGGTGCTGCTTCCACAGGTTCAGGCTTAGGTGCTGCTATGGTAGGACCTGCTCCCACTACCAAACCACCCACACCACCTCAGACAGTGAGGACTG GAACGTTGAGTAAAGGATCGCGCGAATATAGGACTCCACCAGCGGTTGCCCCACCACAAGTCCCCAGTCATTACGCGCCCAATTATCCACTTGGCCACCCCAGGCGGGACCGCGGTCCGGGCTATAGCACTCTACCATTGCACGCTCACAACTCGTCCCATGCGAGTCACAATAGCAATCATAATGTGCACACTAATACCATCAATCAGCATACCGCTATGCCGCAAGTGGGAACGGTGCATCCTCTGCAGAGTCATCCGCAGACACCACCGCCAGCGCCACCGAGCGTCACCGCGGGCTACATACAGGAACAGCATAATAGCATGCCTC CTCCACCATCGCCTTTGATTGGATTGAGTAACGACATGACGGAATACACCGGGCATCACACTCTACCGCACAGACTATCGCATCAGATTAGTCGCAGTAGCGGTGCGAATAGTCCACCCTTGCCTCCGCCACCGCCACCAGAGCAGGACGAGCATCCGCAATTCGGCAGACCGACCCCGTCTTCTGGTGCTATAATGCCGATTGTGCCGGATGAGGAAGATCTGCCCGGATGGGTGCCGAAAAATTACATTGAGAAAG tGGTGGCCATTTATGATTATTACGCGGACAAAGAGGACGAGCTAAGTTTTCAAGAAAGTTCTGTGATTTATGTACTCAAGAAAAACGACGACGGATGGTGGGAAGGAGTGATGGATGGAATTACCGGATTGTTTCCGGGGAATTATGTCGAACCATGCGTATAA
- the LOC105671748 gene encoding TELO2-interacting protein 2 gives MDNLLNKLEVLKIRSNFCEDDSWALCIDLIQKSFAPQRTVGMERPCEEKDFREYRLVVERNLHSVRSMLQHILNTCRENNLQLNNITGMTFGMNLLLLIGEHSEKNIWNTAECVSISKELLTDFCDLYACQSISRFLMEQENLSNLLLMLRPKLLKDTWKTYPSAVACYRWILQEAEKPGLFNNIGDILPTALIILDDYFPDNVVIGLECIYQIIQHSYMKKGLIDTGYAKVIYHALERLTHQKEVRYIMPLYSCMASLLATTEHWDNTINLFEWTTRDDVLLTLIDNMEFEQNIELRHAYMLSLPQLITNIGCAKWCEALTRVLTEYCEHYTDLRTLKATLEMAKTFLLMFRLRVAAHCTPLYTAFLKLHFDLSETPVFDRAIIQNLEDCICMLHQLSPNVACAMKNDNRMRSVFNGSLPLVIQDGDIKYFE, from the exons ATGGATAATTTACTGAACAAATTGGAGGTGTTGAAGATCAGGAGTAATTTCTGCGAGGATGATTCATGGGCACTGTGTATAGATTTGATTCAGAAGAGTTTTGCACCTCAGAGAACAGTTGGAATGGAACGTCCCTGTGAGGAGAAGGACTTCAGAGAGTACAGGCTTGTCGTGGAGAGAAATCTACATAGCGTCAGGTCAATGCTGCAACATATCTTAAACACTTGTAGAGAGAACAATTTGCAGCTAAACAATATCACAGGGATGACCTTTGGCATGAATCTACTGTTACTCATTGGAGAACATAGCGAGAAGAATATTTGGAACACAGCCGAGTGTGTCTCTATTTCCAAAGAATTGCTCACTGATTTCTGTGACTTGTACGCCTGTCAAAGTATATCTCGATTCTTGATGGAACAGGAGAATTTAAGTAACTTGTTGTTAATGTTAAGACctaaattattgaaagataCTTGGAAGACTTATCCATCAGCTGTTGCGTGTTACAGATGGATTTTACAAGAAGCTGAA AAACCGGGTTTATTTAACAACATTGGAGATATCTTGCCCACTGCACTAATCATCCTCGATGACTATTTTCCTGACAATGTAGTAATAGGCCTGGAatgtatatatcaaattatacaGCATTCTTACATG aaaAAGGGATTGATAGATACTGGCTACGCTAAGGTAATCTATCACGCTCTGGAACGTTTGACTCATCAGAAGGAAGTGAGATACATTATGCCTCTGTACTCCTGCATGGCCAGTCTTCTAGCTACCACGGAACATTGGGATAATACCATAAATCTGTTTGAA TGGACAACGCGCGACGACGTTCTCCTGACTTTAATAGACAACATGGAATTCGAGCAGAATATTGAATTACGACACGCGTATATGTTGAGTTTACCTCAACTCATAACAAACATAGGCTGTGCCAAATGGTGCGAGGCGCTCACTCGCGTGCTCACCGAGTATTGCGAACATTACACGGATTTGAGAACATTGAAGGCAACATTAGAG ATGGCAAAGACGTTTCTTTTGATGTTTCGCTTGCGAGTGGCAGCGCACTGTACTCCACTTTACACCGCATTCTTGAAGCTACATTTTGACTTGTCCGAGACACCGGTGTTCGATCGAGCAATCATACAAAACCTGGAAGATTGCATCTGCATGTTGCATCAGCTGTCGCCAAATGTAGCCTGCGCAATGAAGAACGACAATCGAATGCGTTCGGTGTTCAACGGTAGCCTGCCGCTTGTAATCCAGGATGGTGATATCAAgtatttcgaataa
- the twr gene encoding signal peptidase complex catalytic subunit SEC11A, with protein MLQSIFDDLRRMNKRQFLYQVLSFGMIVSSALMIWKGLMVVTGSESPIVVVLSGSMEPAFHRGDLLFLTNYQDEPVRVGEIVVFKVEGRDIPIVHRVLKLHEKGDQNNTVKFLTKGDNNSVDDRGLYAPGQLWLSHKDIVGRARGFLPYVGMVTIYMNEYPKFKYAVLACLGLYVLVHRE; from the exons ATGTTGCAGTCGATATTCGATGATTTACGGCGTATGAATAAACGCCAG TTTCTCTACCAAGTATTAAGTTTTGGTATGATAGTGTCATCGGCGTTAATGATATGGAAAGGTCTGATGGTCGTAACCGGCAGTGAGAGCCCTATCGTAGTGGTATTGAg TGGTAGTATGGAACCTGCGTTTCATAGAGGCGACTTACTCTTTCTCACCAATTATCAAGATGAGCCAGTGAGAGTGGGTGAGATTGTTGTTTTCAAAGTCGAGGGCAGAGATATACCTATTGTGCACAGAGTACTTAAGCTCCATGAAAA GGGTGACCAAAATAACACAGTCAAATTCCTCACAAAGGGTGACAACAATTCAGTGGACGACCGAGGCTTATATGCACCTGGTCAGTTATGGCTGTCGCATAAAGACATAGTAGGTCGAGCGAGAGGTTTCTTACCATATGTCGGGATGGTTACTATATACATGAATGAATATCCTAAGTTTAAGTATGCAGTATTAGCATGTCTTGGATTGTACGTTTTGGTACACAGAGAATAA
- the Abi gene encoding abl interactor 2 isoform X1, whose amino-acid sequence MAEYQGSGSYCVSSGVGSDSEVMAELAALLRHEIPEGRNNLADSHTNLERVAEYCEANYFQAENKRIALEETKNYTTQSLASVAYQINTLAYNFLQLLDLQTSQLAEMESQMNHIAQTVMIHKEKVARREIGVLTANKMTTRQYKIIAPANPEKPIKYVRKSIDYNILDEIGHGVRNCGTPRSKQRGGSQGSVQSLGAASTGSGLGAAMVGPAPTTKPPTPPQTVRTGTLSKGSREYRTPPAVAPPQVPSHYAPNYPLGHPRRDRGPGYSTLPLHAHNSSHASHNSNHNVHTNTINQHTAMPQVGTVHPLQSHPQTPPPAPPSVTAGYIQEQHNSMPPPPSPLIGLSNDMTEYTGHHTLPHRLSHQISRSSGANSPPLPPPPPPEQDEHPQFGRPTPSSGAIMPIVPDEEDLPGWVPKNYIEKVVAIYDYYADKEDELSFQESSVIYVLKKNDDGWWEGVMDGITGLFPGNYVEPCV is encoded by the exons ATGGCTGAGTACC AAGGTTCAGGTTCCTATTGCGTGTCATCAGGAGTAGGTAGTGATTCCGAAGTCATGGCAGAATTGGCAGCACTCCTGCGACATGAGATACCAGAGGGAAGGAACAATCTGGCTGATAGCCACACAAATCTGGAGAGAGTCGCAGAATATTGTGaggcaaactattttcaagcAGAGAATAAGAGAATTGCGCTGGAGGAAACCAAGAATTATACCACACAGTCCTTGGCCAGTGTTgcatatcaaataaatactctggcttataattttcttcaattgcTGGACTTGCAAACGTCTCAGCTTGCTGAAATGGAAAGTCAGATGAATCACATTGCTCAAACAGTCATGATACACAAGGAAAAGGTTGCTAGGAGGGAAATTGGTGTTTTGACAGCTAACAAAATGACGACTCGCCAGTATAAAATCATCGCTCCTGCCAATCCTGAGAAGCCAATTAAATATGTCAGAAAGAGTATCGATTACAATATCTTAGATGAAATTGGACATGGTGTACGTAACTGTGGTACACCGCGAAGCAAACAGAGAGGAGGTAGTCAAGGCAGTGTTCAGAGTTTAGGTGCTGCTTCCACAGGTTCAGGCTTAGGTGCTGCTATGGTAGGACCTGCTCCCACTACCAAACCACCCACACCACCTCAGACAGTGAGGACTG GAACGTTGAGTAAAGGATCGCGCGAATATAGGACTCCACCAGCGGTTGCCCCACCACAAGTCCCCAGTCATTACGCGCCCAATTATCCACTTGGCCACCCCAGGCGGGACCGCGGTCCGGGCTATAGCACTCTACCATTGCACGCTCACAACTCGTCCCATGCGAGTCACAATAGCAATCATAATGTGCACACTAATACCATCAATCAGCATACCGCTATGCCGCAAGTGGGAACGGTGCATCCTCTGCAGAGTCATCCGCAGACACCACCGCCAGCGCCACCGAGCGTCACCGCGGGCTACATACAGGAACAGCATAATAGCATGCCTC CTCCACCATCGCCTTTGATTGGATTGAGTAACGACATGACGGAATACACCGGGCATCACACTCTACCGCACAGACTATCGCATCAGATTAGTCGCAGTAGCGGTGCGAATAGTCCACCCTTGCCTCCGCCACCGCCACCAGAGCAGGACGAGCATCCGCAATTCGGCAGACCGACCCCGTCTTCTGGTGCTATAATGCCGATTGTGCCGGATGAGGAAGATCTGCCCGGATGGGTGCCGAAAAATTACATTGAGAAAG tGGTGGCCATTTATGATTATTACGCGGACAAAGAGGACGAGCTAAGTTTTCAAGAAAGTTCTGTGATTTATGTACTCAAGAAAAACGACGACGGATGGTGGGAAGGAGTGATGGATGGAATTACCGGATTGTTTCCGGGGAATTATGTCGAACCATGCGTATAA
- the Abi gene encoding abl interactor 2 isoform X3 has protein sequence MAELAALLRHEIPEGRNNLADSHTNLERVAEYCEANYFQAENKRIALEETKNYTTQSLASVAYQINTLAYNFLQLLDLQTSQLAEMESQMNHIAQTVMIHKEKVARREIGVLTANKMTTRQYKIIAPANPEKPIKYVRKSIDYNILDEIGHGVRNCGTPRSKQRGGSQGSVQSLGAASTGSGLGAAMVGPAPTTKPPTPPQTVRTGTLSKGSREYRTPPAVAPPQVPSHYAPNYPLGHPRRDRGPGYSTLPLHAHNSSHASHNSNHNVHTNTINQHTAMPQVGTVHPLQSHPQTPPPAPPSVTAGYIQEQHNSMPPPPSPLIGLSNDMTEYTGHHTLPHRLSHQISRSSGANSPPLPPPPPPEQDEHPQFGRPTPSSGAIMPIVPDEEDLPGWVPKNYIEKVVAIYDYYADKEDELSFQESSVIYVLKKNDDGWWEGVMDGITGLFPGNYVEPCV, from the exons ATGGCAGAATTGGCAGCACTCCTGCGACATGAGATACCAGAGGGAAGGAACAATCTGGCTGATAGCCACACAAATCTGGAGAGAGTCGCAGAATATTGTGaggcaaactattttcaagcAGAGAATAAGAGAATTGCGCTGGAGGAAACCAAGAATTATACCACACAGTCCTTGGCCAGTGTTgcatatcaaataaatactctggcttataattttcttcaattgcTGGACTTGCAAACGTCTCAGCTTGCTGAAATGGAAAGTCAGATGAATCACATTGCTCAAACAGTCATGATACACAAGGAAAAGGTTGCTAGGAGGGAAATTGGTGTTTTGACAGCTAACAAAATGACGACTCGCCAGTATAAAATCATCGCTCCTGCCAATCCTGAGAAGCCAATTAAATATGTCAGAAAGAGTATCGATTACAATATCTTAGATGAAATTGGACATGGTGTACGTAACTGTGGTACACCGCGAAGCAAACAGAGAGGAGGTAGTCAAGGCAGTGTTCAGAGTTTAGGTGCTGCTTCCACAGGTTCAGGCTTAGGTGCTGCTATGGTAGGACCTGCTCCCACTACCAAACCACCCACACCACCTCAGACAGTGAGGACTG GAACGTTGAGTAAAGGATCGCGCGAATATAGGACTCCACCAGCGGTTGCCCCACCACAAGTCCCCAGTCATTACGCGCCCAATTATCCACTTGGCCACCCCAGGCGGGACCGCGGTCCGGGCTATAGCACTCTACCATTGCACGCTCACAACTCGTCCCATGCGAGTCACAATAGCAATCATAATGTGCACACTAATACCATCAATCAGCATACCGCTATGCCGCAAGTGGGAACGGTGCATCCTCTGCAGAGTCATCCGCAGACACCACCGCCAGCGCCACCGAGCGTCACCGCGGGCTACATACAGGAACAGCATAATAGCATGCCTC CTCCACCATCGCCTTTGATTGGATTGAGTAACGACATGACGGAATACACCGGGCATCACACTCTACCGCACAGACTATCGCATCAGATTAGTCGCAGTAGCGGTGCGAATAGTCCACCCTTGCCTCCGCCACCGCCACCAGAGCAGGACGAGCATCCGCAATTCGGCAGACCGACCCCGTCTTCTGGTGCTATAATGCCGATTGTGCCGGATGAGGAAGATCTGCCCGGATGGGTGCCGAAAAATTACATTGAGAAAG tGGTGGCCATTTATGATTATTACGCGGACAAAGAGGACGAGCTAAGTTTTCAAGAAAGTTCTGTGATTTATGTACTCAAGAAAAACGACGACGGATGGTGGGAAGGAGTGATGGATGGAATTACCGGATTGTTTCCGGGGAATTATGTCGAACCATGCGTATAA
- the Fntb gene encoding protein farnesyltransferase subunit beta, whose amino-acid sequence MADSELELHTGRRNYEEVLKQQQDEEEHKTATTIEQARVEEAVLKFYRLCDKEADPTLLRPKHIQFLKKSITYLSEAYECLDCSRPWMCFWILHSLAILEERLENEEYSKIVGFLAKCQSPTGGFGGGPGQYPHLASTYAAVNALCTIGTQEAYDVIDRKNLKRFLSSLRGEDGSFSMHENGEVDIRGAYCALAAAKLANVYTPDMFKTTAEWIAKCQTWEGGFGGCPGMEAHGGYAYCALATLVMLGKTELCHLPELLRWIVNKQMRLEGGFEGRTNKLVDGCYSFWQGGAFPLIAAILKQGKPAGSFNTSNHWLFNQEALQEYILICCQNPHGGMLDKPGKNRDIYHTCYALSGLSIAQNSPVKSIIGMRHTNRVEVIHPIYNVEYHAARKAQEYFSTLPIPD is encoded by the exons ATGGCAGATTCAGAGTTAGAATTGCATACAGGACGAAGGAATTACGAGGAAGTGTTGAAACAGCAACAAGATGAAGAGGAACATAAAACTGCAACTACTATTGAACAG GCTCGCGTTGAGGAAGCAGTGCTCAAGTTTTACCGATTGTGCGACAAAGAAGCGGATCCTACTTTGCTCAGGCCAAAGCATATTcagtttttaaagaaatcgaTTACGTATTTAAGTGAAGCTTATGAG TGTTTGGACTGCAGCAGACCGTGGATGTGTTTCTGGATACTGCATTCACTTGCGATATTAGAAGAACGCTTGGAAAATGAGGAGTATTCCAAAATAGTGGGCTTTCTAGCAAAATGTCAATCGCCGACAGGTGGTTTTGGAGGAGGTCCTGGACAGTATCCGCATTTAGCCTCTACGTACGCTGCGGTGAACGCGTTATGCACTATTGGTACGCAGGAGGCATATGATGTGATAGATAG GAAGAACCTAAAGCGGTTTCTGTCGTCTTTACGAGGAGAGGATGGTTCTTTCTCCATGCACGAAAACGGAGAAGTCGACATACGGGGAGCGTATTGCGCTCTCGCCGCCGCTAAATTGGCGAACGTGTACACACCGGATATGTTCAAGACCACCGCCGAGTGGATAGCAAAGTGTCAGACGTGGGAAGGCGGCTTCGGCGGTTGCCCGGGAATGGAAGCACACGGTGGATACGCGTACTGCGCTTTGGCGACACTCGTGATGCTCGGAAAAACAGAGCTCTGCCATTTACCAGAATTGTTG AGATGGATAGTGAATAAACAAATGCGTCTGGAAGGCGGCTTCGAAGGACGCACGAACAAATTAGTGGATGGTTGCTATTCCTTCTGGCAAGGCGGTGCGTTCCCGCTGATTGCAGCTATCTTGAAGCAGGGGAAACCCGCGGGAAGTTTTAATACTTCTAACCACTGGTTGTTCAATCAAGAGGCCttacaagaatatatattaatctgCTGTCAGAACCCACACGGTGGTATGCTGGATAAACCAGGAAA aaatcgTGATATATACCATACGTGTTATGCGCTCAGTGGATTGTCGATTGCGCAGAACTCGCCAGTAAAGTCGATCATCGGAATGAGGCATACGAATAGGGTGGAAGTGATTCATCCTATCTATAACGTGGAATATCACGCTGCAAGAAAAGCGCAAGAGTACTTCTCCACTCTACCAATACCTGATTGA
- the LOC105671746 gene encoding probable cytochrome P450 304a1, with amino-acid sequence MSPFLVIILVLLAVYKLYRFTIDKPPNSPPGIIRLPIGGSYWMLLWKNYKFPHLAVDYYTKKLKSKIISGYFGDFFLVIVNDYASIKEVFTREEFDGRVTCLETINDRAFGKKLGIFFIDGPQWHEQRRFALRYMRDFGFGRRQDKLESEIMDEMSLFIDILKNGPIYDGEKEIMKGNLMLFPDILYATSANNIWNVMFGQRFDRSKHDISRHLCRSAMMFQRANETTGGMILFLPILKYFGNMFGYTNHMKGNYAIVDVVKKTLEEQKITLSEHIDRGFVDKYLKKLNENDKSEYFTEEQLIILLVDVMFPALSASPTVITHIIKYLMHHPKAMEKAQSEIDTIVGTGRLVTWEDRKDLPYIEAVIRETMRIETLTPFGVIHKALKDTTLGGYDIPANTPIFTNLSAMHHDREMWGDPENFRPERFLKEDGQICKDMSLPFGLGHRVCMGETYARYTIFETLALLLQNFNFSFVEGEPSSLEDRVPGLIVNVKELWIRLELR; translated from the exons ATGTCACCATTCTTAGTCATTATACTTGTACTCCTCGCGGTGTACAAGCTTTACAGATTTACTATTGACAAACCGCCGAATTCACCTCcag GCATTATCAGACTTCCAATAGGAGGATCTTATTGGATGTTATTatggaaaaattacaaattcccACATCTAGCCGTGGATTATTATACTAAGAAGCTGAAGTCCAAGATTATCAGTGGTTATTTCGGTGACTTTTTCCTGGTGATAGTGAATGATTACGCTAGCATAAAAGAGGTATTCACAAGAGAAGAATTCGATGGTCGAGTTACTTGTTTGGAAACAATAAATGATCGAGCTTTTGGAAAAAAACTAG gtatatttttcatcgatGGTCCGCAATGGCACGAACAGAGGAGATTTGCTCTCCGTTATATGCGTGATTTTGGATTTGGTCGACGCCAAGATAAGCTCGAGAGCGAGATTATGGACGAAATGTCTTTATTTATCGATATCTTGAAAAACGGACCCATTTACGACGGAGAGAAG GAAATAATGAAAGGCAATTTGATGCTCTTTCCGGACATTCTGTACGCGACTTCGGCTAATAATATATGGAACGTGATGTTCGGTCAAAGATTTGATAGAAGCAAGCACGATATTTCGCGGCATCTCTGTCGCTCGGCTATGATGTTTCAGAGAGCAAATGAAACAACCGGCGGCATGATACTTTTCCTACCAATATTGAAATACTTTGGCAATATGTTTGGCTACACGAACCACATGAAGGGAAATTATGCAATAGTAGATGTTGTTAAG AAAACTTTGGAGGAACAAAAAATCACCCTCAGCGAGCACATTGATCGAGGATtcgttgataaatatttgaagaaattgaACGAAAATGATAAGTCGGAATATTTCACGGaagaacaattaattattttgctggTTGACGTAATGTTTCCTGCTTTGTCGGCTTCACCGACCGTTATCACCCACATTATCAAGTACTTGATGCATCATCCTAAAGCTATGGAGAAAGCACAAAGTGAAATAGATACTATTGTTGGAACTGGACGATTGGTCACATGGGAGGATAGGAAAGA TTTGCCTTACATAGAAGCAGTCATTCGAGAAACAATGAGAATCGAGACACTCACGCCGTTTGGCGTAATTCACAAGGCCCTGAAAGATACCACGTTAGGGGGTTACGACATACCGGCAAACACGCCGATTTTCACCAATTTATCAGCGATGCATCACGATCGTGAAATGTGGGGCGATCCCGAGAATTTCAGACCCGAAAGATTTCTGAAAGAGGATGGGCAAATTTGTAAAGACATGTCGCTGCCTTTCGGTCTCG GTCACCGGGTATGCATGGGAGAAACTTATGCCAGATACActatatttgaaacattggCCCTCCTGCTGCAAAACTTCAATTTCTCCTTCGTGGAAGGTGAACCGTCGAGTCTTGAAGATAGAGTGCCTGGCCTAATCGTCAATGTGAAGGAGTTATGGATACGTCTAGAATTACGTTAA